The following is a genomic window from Neodiprion lecontei isolate iyNeoLeco1 chromosome 4, iyNeoLeco1.1, whole genome shotgun sequence.
GCAACAAACTCAAAAGTTCTACGAACCTTAGGTTACTTCATCACCCAGCTCGATTCAAGTGGTAATGTTTTGCAATGGGTTGTCGAATAAGGGTTCTATACTTAATCATTCAGTGTCACCCCGCTGCGCGTTATTAAActacagaaaaaattgtttagaCATGTATTTATAGATGTAAAATCagtcaattttgttttattatcaattttgagtgaatttctttctttttaggtaaattgtatgtattttgattttgtataataaatgaGTAAATAAAAGGTGCATGAActtgtgtaaataaaattgtaaatattaattaattttagcAATTCATTCGtctattcattcattcgaaaGATTAATGTACCATTTTTCTATACATaaatgttaattttcaaatttaattcgacaatttttcgtgaagtcttttttattaacaatgacagtttttttttattttaattaacttttacttttctttatcgTTATCCAAGGAGATTTCGTAGTTTGTTGGTGAAAAAGGGGGTAGATATTTTAATTGCGGATTTTGTCAAGCCGTTTTACCACGTTTTCGTTATATAGATTTCATTTTTGTAGATAGCTGTTCACCTTTGTATGTTATAAACTTGTTAAAATTGTTAAGTCTGCATTTAcacttttagaaaaaatgtGACGAAACgttattaaaagaaaaaaaaaatgtagattgtaaaattgaatatattgaAATGTGCAAATAGATTAAAAATGTGGACCACGAGGTATTGATTAGATGTTGATTCTTCGGCGTCTTCTCTCCGAGTGGTAACCACTGCTTCTATTTGActagttttcttattttgattTACGTTTAGGCGCGCTATTTAAACTGTTACGACACGAATCATGATTTttcgtttgattttcaattatacgaATGATTTATGATCAAATGTGAATtcactaataataataatactagtaataataattaataactcCAAATAAATACACTTAGACTTCAAAAAAGGATAAAATTCGCCAAATCGAAATTATTATCagtgattttgtttttcaaactattAATCCCATTATTGTCGTATGAAATCACTCGTAAACGATTCAATCTAGGTCAAGGTCTAATgataatgtaattaattaataataaattagacTTGAATGAATGAGTATtctatatatatgcatgtatagaAATACTGCAGCAATCGCATTCGATAAAGAATTCCAAGGTGGTTCGAGGCCCCGGGAATTGGTACTAGAGATACGCTTCAATAACTGCTGCCCGATCAAACGCGTACTTCTACTACTTCAGCGGCTCTCGTTCCATTAGTTATGGCTTCAACTCTTGAATTCTAACGATCCTAAGTCACCGATACGTTCAGAAAGCTCAAGTGTTTCTATATTATAGAGTTTTTAACGAATCGCATAAAATTACTCGTAcaatatgataaaaattgtcGTCGGATCTTGATCTTAAGTCAGCATAAAAGctgaatgaaaaatgtcatGTGACATTTTCTGACAGAATTTCGAACtatattgaaatgaaaattctgtaaaatcaCACGGACGGAAATTTCTAGTTCTGGCTGTTATACCGAAATTTTATAGGTATCGGAATGAAAGTTAATTTTACAACTGTATTTATACAACCGAAGAACATGTTGTTGACTAAACAAACGAATTCAGTGTGttagaaaaaatggaaaaaggtAGAACCGACAACTATGATCAGTataactaaatttttttatattttcaacaattttcggACCCGTATTATAACGATACTCATTTtaccagaattttttattaaacggTGCAAACTAATGGGATTATCGTCAGCATACTTGTTCAAGTATTCACAATCATCGTAAATgtgttttcaatttgtttaaaCCGTCAATTAATTCTTACTTCATAATTATTTAAAGAACACTTCATTACAGGAACAGCTGTATATTTTACAAAgtacatattttataacattacaTACTTACACAGCCGTATAACTAAAACTGTGATACAACTACTGCTGACGAAAATAACGTTGCGATAACACTTCGACGTAAATAGAAAATTACCGTTGTTTGATCAGTCGCGGGTCGAATTTGCAGTTCCATAAAATCAccggtataaaaataattacgcgATCAGTCATTACTGATAATGCGTCACtacgtatacacatatgaTAATCTTACGTAATCCATACATTTGCGTTAAATGTTAAACAAAAGGTGACCTTTTAATTGCGAGTAACACGAGTCGTTGAGTGTATTAATGAGAAATTCTGTAGGTACTTGAGCGTAGCTGCTGTTTTCGTTTTAtcttctatctctctctttcacatTAAACTTCTCCATTCGATTTGAACCTCGTTCCGCGTTGCGTTCAGCCAGCCACGTATTTATACCGTTGTTTTCTTATCATTTTCGCTACACGGATGACagaagaataatgaaaaatgaatgctgatacgataataattaaacgaacaataaaatttagtGTAAAATATGCATCGAAAAACTTTCTTCATTCTcctattttattcataaaatttgacaaaattgtaCTTCAATTTGTATTTGCATATATTCAGATTTGTCAAGTGTTGCAAAGATAAGAAAGAAAAGCTCGCTGACAGTTGGGATAGTATTATCCGCGTACTGTAATTGTGTAATGTATGAACGCGGGGCGGAAACGACGCCGCGTTGCAACGACGATTAAAATGCAACTCTAATTTCTAGCGATACATATGTAATTGCAGGTTCCGATAAAACCGTAAACAAGCACGCCGTAAACTTGGCACCGAATAATTTACTGACTGATTGTATTGCGCGGATATATACACTTGGCCTGATAATATGCGAGGTACTTACAGCCACGcgcgtgaagaaaaaaaaaaattcacatccgGTTTTTCGCAACGTTTAAATCAATTTCTATCATATCTTGGCACCAGCGATGCCtcgcaaataaataaattatcatttgaAACAAATGAATAGCCAAATGAAAATCAAGCGATAATAATTCTAATCAGTTTAATATTTAAACCGTAAAAGACTCGCTGAAATTTCGATCGTTGGAAGAGAAATTAATTTCCTGCAGTCTCGTGCAGTTTGAAGCAGCTCTGACAATCACTACGaagatgtcgaaaatttttaacgggAGCAAACCGAACAtcgtgtttatttttatcgtacaATTTCTCGCTCTTCGTTTCACCCCGGGTTGGTATCACACTAATCGAAATTGTTATAAACAGCaatggagaagaaaaataaaaacacggATCAACTAAAATACCATGGTgtacatttttcttccttccatACGTTCACGAAAGTTTGAATTCAATGCTCTGATTATTTGAATACAATTATACGTGtacagaattttgaaaagtgtcgaataagaaaaaaatcttgccTGATGAAATTTCTGTCGCGGAAGAAAGAATCGAGGAAcggattgaaaatataaatatacgttccatttttttcccttgATACTTAATCTGACAACCGATATTGATTGTGATTTCTCTTCCGACAGCCGAAGGCATGACCGAAAATGAGCTGGCCAGAATATCTCTGCGTGTTTATCTGGGGTgagtgtaaataatttttactaatttGTAATCGGTGGGTACATTCTaacacatattatacatatctatGCATTACATGTATCACACATATTGCATGCTTATGCATATGGGGTATTCCACGTGAAACGAGACAGGCTTTAGCCGATAGCCAGCGAATTTGACATCCTGCTTAGGTTACTTGAGGTTACTTATTTAATTCCGTATATTCTGTTTGCTGAAGATGCCAGTTTTTGCAGTCAAAAGtcgcaaaaataataatataagccCTAAAGGTCAAAGTATCAAGTCTATACGACGTCAACTTGGATACGTTTTCTGATTGTTTCAACTAAAGCGTATACGCATTGCTTCACCTTGGTTCCTTACATCATGATCCGGCTAAAGTTTCATTCCTTACCAAGTATCTCGTGAAGAGACTTCGATAGTTTTGGATCGCAAATAATTCTGTGCTCCCCGCAACTTGCGGTTAAAGGAATTTTCCTAAGGATCTACTCGATtcgcttgaaaattttaccgagTACAGTTCAAGTTGTGAACAAAGGATGGTATAATTTTCAGCTGGAAGTTGTTTTTTATTGACTaaatatttgattgaaaattcagagtttttttctttaacatATGGCCTGCGTACGAAATAAAAACCGTCCATCTGTAAATTATGCCATACTTTTTACACAACTTGAATCACAAGAtagtaaagaatgaaaatttggtCGCACGTGAAAAAACTGAACCGGTGCCGTTTCGCGTGGAATAACcggtatgtatgtaatataaagAGATAGTCGAACGGATattgattgatcgattgaTTGGTTGCatgatatattaatttttgtttgttaaatATTGTCTAACATGTCTCAGCGTGTAATTGATGTTACAGGGAAACTATTAGCAACAAATATTATGACGTACCTATTGGGGAAACACGTAATCTGGCATTGAAATTAGACGCTGCGAAGCCAACCGTTTTATACCTTCACGGTTTTCAAGAAAACCTCGAACGGGAAAGCGTTCGCACTATTGTTGGTGGTAATTATAGTTTAAACAAAAACCACAACgcgaaagtaagaaaaataaacgaatgcAATATCTGTTCGCAGAGAATTGTCAATGATCAAGTATTTatcgtataaatataaatcgtTTTATCACATTGTTCAtgttatgtatataatatggaACTAAATACCTGCCGATTATCACATTACtgttatcataattttttatatatatatatatatatatatatatatatatatatatatatttattatattacaacATCAAAGATAATTTATCGAAGCCTCGTCATTCACGTTGCACTgatattgttatcattattattatttgccaATTATCTTTACTCCAAACATATCAGCAATTATAACCGTTATATAACTACTGTTTTGTGAAAAAGATCTTTACagatttgttaaatttttatccacgagtgagtaaaatttttgaaccaTTTCCAAAATCAACTCATAAATTCTgaatattgaatttaaaaGGTTGTAAATATTCTTTACCTTCAAGGTTGGAAAAGACGGttgtgtgaaaaatgaatctCGTTTCAGCTTACCTGAAACGCGGTGATCACAACGTGATCGCGGTGAATTACGCCGAAATAGCAAACGGAACTTACGTTCAGGCCGCCGAGAGTGCCGAAGCGGTTGGAAAGAAATTGGCAATCGCTCTGCGCCAATTGATTGCGGGTGTTCTGGACCCGAAGCTAATTCACATCGTGGGCTATTCGCTGGGTGCTCAAGTGGCCGCATACATAAACAAATACGCCGTGGTATTCAAGGTGCAGCGACTAACGGGTTCGTTTTCATCTTCTTACGAAACTCAATCACGCACGGAGGGGATAAAGACGTACACATTGCAACAAACTAAACATACCGTGAGATTACGTGAATGCGCGATGTAAGGAGCGCTAATTACAGGCAACTCAGGGTACACGTACACTCCGAACAGAGCTTtgagtttcaaatttatccCCAGCTGCCTATAATTGGGGAGTCCTTATGCTGAGCATCCTCGTAATGTCacggtatatatttttttaaatccgtcCGTTTTATCTGA
Proteins encoded in this region:
- the LOC107221580 gene encoding phospholipase A1 member A isoform X3, with the protein product MSKIFNGSKPNIVFIFIVQFLALRFTPAEGMTENELARISLRVYLGETISNKYYDVPIGETRNLALKLDAAKPTVLYLHGFQENLERESVRTIVGAYLKRGDHNVIAVNYAEIANGTYVQAAESAEAVGKKLAIALRQLIAGVLDPKLIHIVGYSLGAQVAAYINKYAVVFKVQRLTALDPIGPAFLAVAKRITSADAKFVDVIHTDAFIYGNGYASGGADFWPNSGLRVQPGCPLQYEKGSEEDFCSHQRSWQYYAESVENPKAFMAAKSVTWTKFLGSAHKKQDLVPMGLATPFGTTGLFYLKTNQQSPFGMEENGVKLADVSKVFTFST
- the LOC107221580 gene encoding phospholipase A1 member A isoform X5 → MSKIFNGSKPNIVFIFIVQFLALRFTPAEGMTENELARISLRVYLGETISNKYYDVPIGETRNLALKLDAAKPTVLYLHGFQENLERESVRTIVGAYLKRGDHNVIAVNYAEIANGTYVQAAESAEAVGKKLAIALRQLIAGVLDPKLIHIVGYSLGAQVAAYINKYAVVFKVQRLTALDPIGPAFLAVAKRITSADAKFVDVIHTDAFIYGNGYASGGADFWPNSGLRVQPGCPLQYEKGSEEDFCSHQRSWQYYAESVENPKAFMAAKSVTWTKFLGSAHKKQDLVPMGLATPFGTFST
- the LOC107221580 gene encoding phospholipase A1 member A isoform X2, which translates into the protein MSKIFNGSKPNIVFIFIVQFLALRFTPAEGMTENELARISLRVYLGETISNKYYDVPIGETRNLALKLDAAKPTVLYLHGFQENLERESVRTIVGAYLKRGDHNVIAVNYAEIANGTYVQAAESAEAVGKKLAIALRQLIAGVLDPKLIHIVGYSLGAQVAAYINKYAVVFKVQRLTALDPIGPAFLAVAKRITSADAKFVDVIHTDAFIYGNGYASGGADFWPNSGLRVQPGCPLQYEKGSEEDFCSHQRSWQYYAESVENPKAFMAAKSVTWTKFLGSAHKKQDLVPMGLATPFGTTGLFYLKTNQQSPFGMEENGVKLADFFNVVQTDGARILQK
- the LOC107221580 gene encoding phospholipase A1 member A isoform X1, with protein sequence MSKIFNGSKPNIVFIFIVQFLALRFTPAEGMTENELARISLRVYLGETISNKYYDVPIGETRNLALKLDAAKPTVLYLHGFQENLERESVRTIVGAYLKRGDHNVIAVNYAEIANGTYVQAAESAEAVGKKLAIALRQLIAGVLDPKLIHIVGYSLGAQVAAYINKYAVVFKVQRLTALDPIGPAFLAVAKRITSADAKFVDVIHTDAFIYGNGYASGGADFWPNSGLRVQPGCPLQYEKGSEEDFCSHQRSWQYYAESVENPKAFMAAKSVTWTKFLGSAHKKQDLVPMGLATPFGTTGLFYLKTNQQSPFGMEENGVKLADVSKVFTHLHGYNKTIRKL